In Euwallacea similis isolate ESF13 chromosome 5, ESF131.1, whole genome shotgun sequence, a single window of DNA contains:
- the LOC136409252 gene encoding uncharacterized protein isoform X3, whose product MNIAKEFSVLFIFCISSLYAKDNSVVKEKHLLDDSLKILRKDFNQLIENVEDFVGDFVVQLEEASKVAASVYTDDEYNWQDSTLKTSKHETTTHHSFQSYDNAVPPTVDFISNEIESRKKRSPQDLHNFEDQKHNIERRVLVPTRPPPLTAYQDILGSQQESKLKDSTAEGKMCKTSTDTNLEHQQFEELKQEVRKLGDLVQLLKDQQLLIKTVDERNLNSQNINEDLAKGHFLNEGLKQFEKHKNEEVYNVDNAKLKAIETSLKATEKNLKTTSDLLKTEIEKEEMLETELKKQNSELKFIKVMMEHLYDGEKDHKEKIGLSDNQKRVFDDVDVDSIVGASQMPNSYPLRTHPLYDTNTNKGEYGDGKFVRSLMPRTVFTIDTQNNTFPNTDVEKTTKMPETIQETFEDIEKEIEESAFKKYFWNEENEALRDITINALVNMTKHDPGRFKMFNMENRTDIPKTGDHFFKRSSGYIPSSRASAKSRKSDDVDLKLKLIDLLTTNEAKSIDNPSNSDKQVDEVLKSLLKPQKKSDDEVTLETLKSLVDQSRQKQKNEDSLNRLLQNLNKPQSKTEDSGIESELKQLQKAINQLKPKDDLGGFDLGNDGRQDFQSMLSQIISQNPAGSTNSGPIIPTQSSLSSSSILGQNPLILAQNRPQIQQYLNALKPNLYYPYTADSDNYNGNSYNQYQYIPYQNTPVAYDHSFAPPSIYSPIASSYSPYSYPSNYPLNNYYPNNNAYSGKPPQEAASLDYSGNNFFQLSGLNPEYNYGSKSAAQPSLGQSYGPAQAPTDDYKYGMILDLNQQIQNLENVIAGLRSGDYTQNYEDKTAIASLEQRIYDLKGVINSLNSPQPSPYAPSNSPPYQQPERTLYVTPPLPPPIKAAPQSSAPVYSPPQPSPPIPEPSRPNYVYQPSVPAQPSSNPYQPPKPNDPRPPYQSKEAVKDGLRSARNKRLKRQIAAAAPPEEDGVNGSLDEITNVFKQYFNKPKITTSRNVDERSSTLDNLQQTLNNLKLQVGKIIGKVFE is encoded by the exons ATGAATATTGCGAAAGAGTTTTCAgtattattcatattttgtaTTTCCTCACTTTATGCAAAAGATAATTCTGTAGTGAAAGAGAAACATTTGCTAGATGatagtttgaaaattttgaggaaGGACTTCAATCAACTGATAGAGAATGTTGAGGATTTTGTGGGGGATTTTGTTGTGCAGCTTGAGGAGGCATCGAAGGTGGCGGCATCTg TCTACACAGACGACGAATACAACTGGCAAGATTCAacattaaaaacttcaaaacaT GAAACGACCACTCATCATTCTTTTCAATCCTACGACAACGCCGTCCCTCCAACCGTCGATTTTATCTCCAACGAAATTGAATCTCGAAAAAAGAGATCTCCACAAGatcttcataattttgaagACCAAAAGCATAATATTGAGAGAAGAGTTCTGGTACCCACTAGACCTCCACCTCTCACGGCTTACCAGGACATTTTAG GATCTCAGCAGGAATCTAAGCTAAAAGACTCAACTGCTGAAGGCAAAATGTGCAAAACTTCTACAGATACAAATTTGGAGCACCAACAATTTGAAGAATTGAAACAAGAAGTTCGGAAGTTAGGAGATTTAGTACAGCTGTTGAAAGATCAACAACTGTTAATTAAAACTGTGGATGAACGAAATTTAAACTCCCAGAATATCAATGAGGATTTGGCAAAaggtcattttttaaatgaaggcTTGAAACAGTTTGAGAAGCATAAAAATG aagaagTTTACAATGTTGATAATGCAAAGCTGAAGGCGATAGAAACAAGCTTAAAAGCAActgaaaaaaacttgaaaacgACCAGCGACTTGCTGAAAACTGAAATAGAAAAAGAGGAAATGCTTGAAACAGAGCTGAAGAAGCAAAACAGTgaattaaagtttattaaagtTATGATGGAACACCTCTATGATGGTGAAAAGGATCACAAAGAGAAGATCGGTctaagtgataatcagaaaaGAGTCTTTGATg ATGTAGATGTAGATTCGATTGTTGGAGCTTCACAGATGCCAAATTCTTATCCTCTAAGAACACATCCTTTATATGATACTAATACCAATAAGGGCGAATATGGAGATGGTAAATTTGTGAGGAGTTTGATGCCTCGAACAGTATTTACAATTGATACACAAAATAAT ACTTTTCCTAACACCGATGTTGAAAAGACTACTAAAATGCCAGAAACTATTCAGGAAACTTTTGaagatattgaaaaagaaa TCGAAGAAAGTGCattcaagaaatatttctgGAATGAAGAGAACGAGGCTCTCAGGGACATAACCATCAACGCTCTTGTAAATATGACAAAACATGACCCTGGACGATTCAAAATG TTTAACATGGAAAACAGAACGGACATTCCAAAGACTGGAGaccattttttcaaaaggtCCTCAGGATACATTCCTTCATCCCGTGCTAGTGCTAAGAGCAGAAAGAGTGACGATGTAGATTTAAAACTAAAGTTGATTGATTTGTTAACGACTAATGAAG CAAAAAGTATTGATAATCCGAGCAACAGCGACAAGCAAGTTGACGAAGTTTTGAAATCTCTGCTAAAACCTCAGAAGAAGTCTGATGATGAGGTTACCCTAGAAACGTTGAAATCTTTAGTTGACCAAAGCAGGCAAAAGCAGAAAAATGAG GACAGCTTAAATAGAttgttgcaaaatttaaataaacctcAAAGTAAAACCGAAGATTCAGGTATTGAAAGCGAGTTGAAGCAACTGCAGAAGGCTATCAACCAGCTGAAACCTAAAGATGACTTGGGTGGTTTTGATTTGGGAAATGATGGAAGGCAAGATTTTCAG tcCATGCTAAGTCAGATTATCAGTCAGAATCCTGCTGGAAGCACCAATTCTGGGCCAATAATACCTACTCAATCTTCTTTAAGCTCGAGCAGtattttag GACAAAATCCATTGATTCTAGCTCAAAATCGACCCCAAATTCAACAATATTTGAATGCATTAAAACCAAACCTCTATTATCCATATACAGCTGATTCTGATAATTATAATGGAAACTCATACAACCAATACCAGTATATCCCTTATCAAAACACTCCTGTTGCTTATGACCATAGTTTTGCCCCACCATCAATATATTCCCCAATCGCCAGTTCCTACTCCCCCTATTCATACCCCTCTAACTACCCCCTAAACAATTATTACCCAAACAATAATGCATATTCAGGAAAACCTCCCCAAGAAGCTGCTTCTTTAGATTATTCtggcaacaatttttttcagctttCAGGACTTAATCCAG aATATAACTATGGCTCAAAAAGTGCTGCTCAACCAAGCTTGGGTCAATCATATGGTCCTGCACAAGCACCTACTGACGACTACAAGTATGGAATGATTTTAGACCTTAATCAGCAAATTcagaatttagaaaatgttattgCCGGGCTGAGAAGCGGAGATTATACTCAGAATTATGAAGATAAGACTGCTATTGCTTCTCTAGAACAGAGAATTTATGACCTGAAGG GTGTAATCAACAGCCTAAACTCACCACAACCATCCCCTTACGCACCTTCCAATTCCCCACCATACCAACAACCCGAAAGAACGCTTTATGTAACCCCTCCACTACCACCCCCAATCAAAGCTGCACCTCAATCCTCAGCTCCAGTGTACAGTCCACCCCAACCATCTCCACCAATCCCCGAACCATCGAGGCCAAATTATGTCTATCAACCATCAGTTCCTGCGCAACCCTCTTCCAACCCTTATCAACCTCCTAAACCAAATGATCCTCGACCGCCCTATCAATCCAAGGAGGCTGTTAAAGATGGATTAAGAAGTGCTAGAAATAAAAGGCTGAAGAGGCAAATTGCTGCTGCAGCCCCACCAGAGGAAGATG GAGTCAATGGTTCTCTCGATGAAATTACGAATGTTttcaaacaatattttaataaaccaaaaataacGACTTCGAGGAATGTTGATGAACGATCGAGCACTTTGGACAATCTTCAGCAAAccttgaataatttaaaattaca GGTCGGAAAAATCATCGGAAAAGTCTTTGAGTAA
- the LOC136409252 gene encoding uncharacterized protein isoform X2 yields MNIAKEFSVLFIFCISSLYAKDNSVVKEKHLLDDSLKILRKDFNQLIENVEDFVGDFVVQLEEASKVAASVYTDDEYNWQDSTLKTSKHETTTHHSFQSYDNAVPPTVDFISNEIESRKKRSPQDLHNFEDQKHNIERRVLVPTRPPPLTAYQDILGSQQESKLKDSTAEGKMCKTSTDTNLEHQQFEELKQEVRKLGDLVQLLKDQQLLIKTVDERNLNSQNINEDLAKGHFLNEGLKQFEKHKNEVYNVDNAKLKAIETSLKATEKNLKTTSDLLKTEIEKEEMLETELKKQNSELKFIKVMMEHLYDGEKDHKEKIGLSDNQKRVFDDVDVDSIVGASQMPNSYPLRTHPLYDTNTNKGEYGDGKFVRSLMPRTVFTIDTQNNTFPNTDVEKTTKMPETIQETFEDIEKEIEESAFKKYFWNEENEALRDITINALVNMTKHDPGRFKMFNMENRTDIPKTGDHFFKRSSGYIPSSRASAKSRKSDDVDLKLKLIDLLTTNEAKSIDNPSNSDKQVDEVLKSLLKPQKKSDDEVTLETLKSLVDQSRQKQKNEDSLNRLLQNLNKPQSKTEDSGIESELKQLQKAINQLKPKDDLGGFDLGNDGRQDFQSMLSQIISQNPAGSTNSGPIIPTQSSLSSSSILGQNPLILAQNRPQIQQYLNALKPNLYYPYTADSDNYNGNSYNQYQYIPYQNTPVAYDHSFAPPSIYSPIASSYSPYSYPSNYPLNNYYPNNNAYSGKPPQEAASLDYSGNNFFQLSGLNPEYNYGSKSAAQPSLGQSYGPAQAPTDDYKYGMILDLNQQIQNLENVIAGLRSGDYTQNYEDKTAIASLEQRIYDLKGVINSLNSPQPSPYAPSNSPPYQQPERTLYVTPPLPPPIKAAPQSSAPVYSPPQPSPPIPEPSRPNYVYQPSVPAQPSSNPYQPPKPNDPRPPYQSKEAVKDGLRSARNKRLKRQIAAAAPPEEDGVNGSLDEITNVFKQYFNKPKITTSRNVDERSSTLDNLQQTLNNLKLQLGSEKSSEKSLSNLFSPASSAYYANSLYDSHQIYTPHSNKNDMFSEIIVKIMEKVFASLPEALKRASGNLLSDIGDSYGDYDSPLQNVLKNLGSFGQIPLVLIKILESAGDIIKYLKKNRFFREFLLPGLILGLIGGAVLFLIYFLQSEEEPYGYISYHGDSYQDYPKYQPNHYVSSPPNSNTGYDNYYVKKYKSANDYSNSYNNNDRSSHLMQVNDFRRNIPSFGFSRGYYENV; encoded by the exons ATGAATATTGCGAAAGAGTTTTCAgtattattcatattttgtaTTTCCTCACTTTATGCAAAAGATAATTCTGTAGTGAAAGAGAAACATTTGCTAGATGatagtttgaaaattttgaggaaGGACTTCAATCAACTGATAGAGAATGTTGAGGATTTTGTGGGGGATTTTGTTGTGCAGCTTGAGGAGGCATCGAAGGTGGCGGCATCTg TCTACACAGACGACGAATACAACTGGCAAGATTCAacattaaaaacttcaaaacaT GAAACGACCACTCATCATTCTTTTCAATCCTACGACAACGCCGTCCCTCCAACCGTCGATTTTATCTCCAACGAAATTGAATCTCGAAAAAAGAGATCTCCACAAGatcttcataattttgaagACCAAAAGCATAATATTGAGAGAAGAGTTCTGGTACCCACTAGACCTCCACCTCTCACGGCTTACCAGGACATTTTAG GATCTCAGCAGGAATCTAAGCTAAAAGACTCAACTGCTGAAGGCAAAATGTGCAAAACTTCTACAGATACAAATTTGGAGCACCAACAATTTGAAGAATTGAAACAAGAAGTTCGGAAGTTAGGAGATTTAGTACAGCTGTTGAAAGATCAACAACTGTTAATTAAAACTGTGGATGAACGAAATTTAAACTCCCAGAATATCAATGAGGATTTGGCAAAaggtcattttttaaatgaaggcTTGAAACAGTTTGAGAAGCATAAAAATG aagTTTACAATGTTGATAATGCAAAGCTGAAGGCGATAGAAACAAGCTTAAAAGCAActgaaaaaaacttgaaaacgACCAGCGACTTGCTGAAAACTGAAATAGAAAAAGAGGAAATGCTTGAAACAGAGCTGAAGAAGCAAAACAGTgaattaaagtttattaaagtTATGATGGAACACCTCTATGATGGTGAAAAGGATCACAAAGAGAAGATCGGTctaagtgataatcagaaaaGAGTCTTTGATg ATGTAGATGTAGATTCGATTGTTGGAGCTTCACAGATGCCAAATTCTTATCCTCTAAGAACACATCCTTTATATGATACTAATACCAATAAGGGCGAATATGGAGATGGTAAATTTGTGAGGAGTTTGATGCCTCGAACAGTATTTACAATTGATACACAAAATAAT ACTTTTCCTAACACCGATGTTGAAAAGACTACTAAAATGCCAGAAACTATTCAGGAAACTTTTGaagatattgaaaaagaaa TCGAAGAAAGTGCattcaagaaatatttctgGAATGAAGAGAACGAGGCTCTCAGGGACATAACCATCAACGCTCTTGTAAATATGACAAAACATGACCCTGGACGATTCAAAATG TTTAACATGGAAAACAGAACGGACATTCCAAAGACTGGAGaccattttttcaaaaggtCCTCAGGATACATTCCTTCATCCCGTGCTAGTGCTAAGAGCAGAAAGAGTGACGATGTAGATTTAAAACTAAAGTTGATTGATTTGTTAACGACTAATGAAG CAAAAAGTATTGATAATCCGAGCAACAGCGACAAGCAAGTTGACGAAGTTTTGAAATCTCTGCTAAAACCTCAGAAGAAGTCTGATGATGAGGTTACCCTAGAAACGTTGAAATCTTTAGTTGACCAAAGCAGGCAAAAGCAGAAAAATGAG GACAGCTTAAATAGAttgttgcaaaatttaaataaacctcAAAGTAAAACCGAAGATTCAGGTATTGAAAGCGAGTTGAAGCAACTGCAGAAGGCTATCAACCAGCTGAAACCTAAAGATGACTTGGGTGGTTTTGATTTGGGAAATGATGGAAGGCAAGATTTTCAG tcCATGCTAAGTCAGATTATCAGTCAGAATCCTGCTGGAAGCACCAATTCTGGGCCAATAATACCTACTCAATCTTCTTTAAGCTCGAGCAGtattttag GACAAAATCCATTGATTCTAGCTCAAAATCGACCCCAAATTCAACAATATTTGAATGCATTAAAACCAAACCTCTATTATCCATATACAGCTGATTCTGATAATTATAATGGAAACTCATACAACCAATACCAGTATATCCCTTATCAAAACACTCCTGTTGCTTATGACCATAGTTTTGCCCCACCATCAATATATTCCCCAATCGCCAGTTCCTACTCCCCCTATTCATACCCCTCTAACTACCCCCTAAACAATTATTACCCAAACAATAATGCATATTCAGGAAAACCTCCCCAAGAAGCTGCTTCTTTAGATTATTCtggcaacaatttttttcagctttCAGGACTTAATCCAG aATATAACTATGGCTCAAAAAGTGCTGCTCAACCAAGCTTGGGTCAATCATATGGTCCTGCACAAGCACCTACTGACGACTACAAGTATGGAATGATTTTAGACCTTAATCAGCAAATTcagaatttagaaaatgttattgCCGGGCTGAGAAGCGGAGATTATACTCAGAATTATGAAGATAAGACTGCTATTGCTTCTCTAGAACAGAGAATTTATGACCTGAAGG GTGTAATCAACAGCCTAAACTCACCACAACCATCCCCTTACGCACCTTCCAATTCCCCACCATACCAACAACCCGAAAGAACGCTTTATGTAACCCCTCCACTACCACCCCCAATCAAAGCTGCACCTCAATCCTCAGCTCCAGTGTACAGTCCACCCCAACCATCTCCACCAATCCCCGAACCATCGAGGCCAAATTATGTCTATCAACCATCAGTTCCTGCGCAACCCTCTTCCAACCCTTATCAACCTCCTAAACCAAATGATCCTCGACCGCCCTATCAATCCAAGGAGGCTGTTAAAGATGGATTAAGAAGTGCTAGAAATAAAAGGCTGAAGAGGCAAATTGCTGCTGCAGCCCCACCAGAGGAAGATG GAGTCAATGGTTCTCTCGATGAAATTACGAATGTTttcaaacaatattttaataaaccaaaaataacGACTTCGAGGAATGTTGATGAACGATCGAGCACTTTGGACAATCTTCAGCAAAccttgaataatttaaaattacagttaG GGTCGGAAAAATCATCGGAAAAGTCTTTGAGTAACTTATTTAGCCCTGCTTCATCGGCCTATTACGCCAATAGTCTCTATGATAGTCATCAGATTTACACTCCCCATAGTAATAAGAATGATATGTTTagtgaaattattgttaaaataatggaaaaagtttttgcttCTCTACCAGAAGCTTTAAAAAGGGCTTCCGGCAATTTGTTGAGTGATATTGGAGACTCTTATGGAGATTACGATAGTCCTCTGCAGAATGTGTTAAAGAATTTAGGGTCGTTTGGGCAAATTCCGTTGGTTCTGATAAAAATCCTTGAATCTGCTGGggatattattaaatatttaaaaaaaaataggttttttagGGAGTTTTTGCTGCCAGGGTTAATTTTAGGGCTGATAGGAGGGGCGGTATTGTTTCTTATCTATTTTTTACAGTCAGAGGAGGAGCCTTATGGCTATATCAGTTATCATGGCGACAGTTACCAAGACTATCCAAAATACCAGCCTAATCACTATGTTAGCAGTCCGCCGAATTCAAACACTGGGTATGATAActattatgtaaaaaaatataaatctgcTAACGATTATAGTAAtagttataataataatgatagaAGTTCTCACCTCATGCAGGTTAATGATTTTAGGCGGAATATTCCATCATTTGGCTTCTCTAGGGGTTACTATGAAAACGTTTAA
- the LOC136409252 gene encoding uncharacterized protein isoform X1 — translation MNIAKEFSVLFIFCISSLYAKDNSVVKEKHLLDDSLKILRKDFNQLIENVEDFVGDFVVQLEEASKVAASVYTDDEYNWQDSTLKTSKHETTTHHSFQSYDNAVPPTVDFISNEIESRKKRSPQDLHNFEDQKHNIERRVLVPTRPPPLTAYQDILGSQQESKLKDSTAEGKMCKTSTDTNLEHQQFEELKQEVRKLGDLVQLLKDQQLLIKTVDERNLNSQNINEDLAKGHFLNEGLKQFEKHKNEEVYNVDNAKLKAIETSLKATEKNLKTTSDLLKTEIEKEEMLETELKKQNSELKFIKVMMEHLYDGEKDHKEKIGLSDNQKRVFDDVDVDSIVGASQMPNSYPLRTHPLYDTNTNKGEYGDGKFVRSLMPRTVFTIDTQNNTFPNTDVEKTTKMPETIQETFEDIEKEIEESAFKKYFWNEENEALRDITINALVNMTKHDPGRFKMFNMENRTDIPKTGDHFFKRSSGYIPSSRASAKSRKSDDVDLKLKLIDLLTTNEAKSIDNPSNSDKQVDEVLKSLLKPQKKSDDEVTLETLKSLVDQSRQKQKNEDSLNRLLQNLNKPQSKTEDSGIESELKQLQKAINQLKPKDDLGGFDLGNDGRQDFQSMLSQIISQNPAGSTNSGPIIPTQSSLSSSSILGQNPLILAQNRPQIQQYLNALKPNLYYPYTADSDNYNGNSYNQYQYIPYQNTPVAYDHSFAPPSIYSPIASSYSPYSYPSNYPLNNYYPNNNAYSGKPPQEAASLDYSGNNFFQLSGLNPEYNYGSKSAAQPSLGQSYGPAQAPTDDYKYGMILDLNQQIQNLENVIAGLRSGDYTQNYEDKTAIASLEQRIYDLKGVINSLNSPQPSPYAPSNSPPYQQPERTLYVTPPLPPPIKAAPQSSAPVYSPPQPSPPIPEPSRPNYVYQPSVPAQPSSNPYQPPKPNDPRPPYQSKEAVKDGLRSARNKRLKRQIAAAAPPEEDGVNGSLDEITNVFKQYFNKPKITTSRNVDERSSTLDNLQQTLNNLKLQLGSEKSSEKSLSNLFSPASSAYYANSLYDSHQIYTPHSNKNDMFSEIIVKIMEKVFASLPEALKRASGNLLSDIGDSYGDYDSPLQNVLKNLGSFGQIPLVLIKILESAGDIIKYLKKNRFFREFLLPGLILGLIGGAVLFLIYFLQSEEEPYGYISYHGDSYQDYPKYQPNHYVSSPPNSNTGYDNYYVKKYKSANDYSNSYNNNDRSSHLMQVNDFRRNIPSFGFSRGYYENV, via the exons ATGAATATTGCGAAAGAGTTTTCAgtattattcatattttgtaTTTCCTCACTTTATGCAAAAGATAATTCTGTAGTGAAAGAGAAACATTTGCTAGATGatagtttgaaaattttgaggaaGGACTTCAATCAACTGATAGAGAATGTTGAGGATTTTGTGGGGGATTTTGTTGTGCAGCTTGAGGAGGCATCGAAGGTGGCGGCATCTg TCTACACAGACGACGAATACAACTGGCAAGATTCAacattaaaaacttcaaaacaT GAAACGACCACTCATCATTCTTTTCAATCCTACGACAACGCCGTCCCTCCAACCGTCGATTTTATCTCCAACGAAATTGAATCTCGAAAAAAGAGATCTCCACAAGatcttcataattttgaagACCAAAAGCATAATATTGAGAGAAGAGTTCTGGTACCCACTAGACCTCCACCTCTCACGGCTTACCAGGACATTTTAG GATCTCAGCAGGAATCTAAGCTAAAAGACTCAACTGCTGAAGGCAAAATGTGCAAAACTTCTACAGATACAAATTTGGAGCACCAACAATTTGAAGAATTGAAACAAGAAGTTCGGAAGTTAGGAGATTTAGTACAGCTGTTGAAAGATCAACAACTGTTAATTAAAACTGTGGATGAACGAAATTTAAACTCCCAGAATATCAATGAGGATTTGGCAAAaggtcattttttaaatgaaggcTTGAAACAGTTTGAGAAGCATAAAAATG aagaagTTTACAATGTTGATAATGCAAAGCTGAAGGCGATAGAAACAAGCTTAAAAGCAActgaaaaaaacttgaaaacgACCAGCGACTTGCTGAAAACTGAAATAGAAAAAGAGGAAATGCTTGAAACAGAGCTGAAGAAGCAAAACAGTgaattaaagtttattaaagtTATGATGGAACACCTCTATGATGGTGAAAAGGATCACAAAGAGAAGATCGGTctaagtgataatcagaaaaGAGTCTTTGATg ATGTAGATGTAGATTCGATTGTTGGAGCTTCACAGATGCCAAATTCTTATCCTCTAAGAACACATCCTTTATATGATACTAATACCAATAAGGGCGAATATGGAGATGGTAAATTTGTGAGGAGTTTGATGCCTCGAACAGTATTTACAATTGATACACAAAATAAT ACTTTTCCTAACACCGATGTTGAAAAGACTACTAAAATGCCAGAAACTATTCAGGAAACTTTTGaagatattgaaaaagaaa TCGAAGAAAGTGCattcaagaaatatttctgGAATGAAGAGAACGAGGCTCTCAGGGACATAACCATCAACGCTCTTGTAAATATGACAAAACATGACCCTGGACGATTCAAAATG TTTAACATGGAAAACAGAACGGACATTCCAAAGACTGGAGaccattttttcaaaaggtCCTCAGGATACATTCCTTCATCCCGTGCTAGTGCTAAGAGCAGAAAGAGTGACGATGTAGATTTAAAACTAAAGTTGATTGATTTGTTAACGACTAATGAAG CAAAAAGTATTGATAATCCGAGCAACAGCGACAAGCAAGTTGACGAAGTTTTGAAATCTCTGCTAAAACCTCAGAAGAAGTCTGATGATGAGGTTACCCTAGAAACGTTGAAATCTTTAGTTGACCAAAGCAGGCAAAAGCAGAAAAATGAG GACAGCTTAAATAGAttgttgcaaaatttaaataaacctcAAAGTAAAACCGAAGATTCAGGTATTGAAAGCGAGTTGAAGCAACTGCAGAAGGCTATCAACCAGCTGAAACCTAAAGATGACTTGGGTGGTTTTGATTTGGGAAATGATGGAAGGCAAGATTTTCAG tcCATGCTAAGTCAGATTATCAGTCAGAATCCTGCTGGAAGCACCAATTCTGGGCCAATAATACCTACTCAATCTTCTTTAAGCTCGAGCAGtattttag GACAAAATCCATTGATTCTAGCTCAAAATCGACCCCAAATTCAACAATATTTGAATGCATTAAAACCAAACCTCTATTATCCATATACAGCTGATTCTGATAATTATAATGGAAACTCATACAACCAATACCAGTATATCCCTTATCAAAACACTCCTGTTGCTTATGACCATAGTTTTGCCCCACCATCAATATATTCCCCAATCGCCAGTTCCTACTCCCCCTATTCATACCCCTCTAACTACCCCCTAAACAATTATTACCCAAACAATAATGCATATTCAGGAAAACCTCCCCAAGAAGCTGCTTCTTTAGATTATTCtggcaacaatttttttcagctttCAGGACTTAATCCAG aATATAACTATGGCTCAAAAAGTGCTGCTCAACCAAGCTTGGGTCAATCATATGGTCCTGCACAAGCACCTACTGACGACTACAAGTATGGAATGATTTTAGACCTTAATCAGCAAATTcagaatttagaaaatgttattgCCGGGCTGAGAAGCGGAGATTATACTCAGAATTATGAAGATAAGACTGCTATTGCTTCTCTAGAACAGAGAATTTATGACCTGAAGG GTGTAATCAACAGCCTAAACTCACCACAACCATCCCCTTACGCACCTTCCAATTCCCCACCATACCAACAACCCGAAAGAACGCTTTATGTAACCCCTCCACTACCACCCCCAATCAAAGCTGCACCTCAATCCTCAGCTCCAGTGTACAGTCCACCCCAACCATCTCCACCAATCCCCGAACCATCGAGGCCAAATTATGTCTATCAACCATCAGTTCCTGCGCAACCCTCTTCCAACCCTTATCAACCTCCTAAACCAAATGATCCTCGACCGCCCTATCAATCCAAGGAGGCTGTTAAAGATGGATTAAGAAGTGCTAGAAATAAAAGGCTGAAGAGGCAAATTGCTGCTGCAGCCCCACCAGAGGAAGATG GAGTCAATGGTTCTCTCGATGAAATTACGAATGTTttcaaacaatattttaataaaccaaaaataacGACTTCGAGGAATGTTGATGAACGATCGAGCACTTTGGACAATCTTCAGCAAAccttgaataatttaaaattacagttaG GGTCGGAAAAATCATCGGAAAAGTCTTTGAGTAACTTATTTAGCCCTGCTTCATCGGCCTATTACGCCAATAGTCTCTATGATAGTCATCAGATTTACACTCCCCATAGTAATAAGAATGATATGTTTagtgaaattattgttaaaataatggaaaaagtttttgcttCTCTACCAGAAGCTTTAAAAAGGGCTTCCGGCAATTTGTTGAGTGATATTGGAGACTCTTATGGAGATTACGATAGTCCTCTGCAGAATGTGTTAAAGAATTTAGGGTCGTTTGGGCAAATTCCGTTGGTTCTGATAAAAATCCTTGAATCTGCTGGggatattattaaatatttaaaaaaaaataggttttttagGGAGTTTTTGCTGCCAGGGTTAATTTTAGGGCTGATAGGAGGGGCGGTATTGTTTCTTATCTATTTTTTACAGTCAGAGGAGGAGCCTTATGGCTATATCAGTTATCATGGCGACAGTTACCAAGACTATCCAAAATACCAGCCTAATCACTATGTTAGCAGTCCGCCGAATTCAAACACTGGGTATGATAActattatgtaaaaaaatataaatctgcTAACGATTATAGTAAtagttataataataatgatagaAGTTCTCACCTCATGCAGGTTAATGATTTTAGGCGGAATATTCCATCATTTGGCTTCTCTAGGGGTTACTATGAAAACGTTTAA